In Chlorocebus sabaeus isolate Y175 chromosome 11, mChlSab1.0.hap1, whole genome shotgun sequence, one DNA window encodes the following:
- the IAPP gene encoding islet amyloid polypeptide, whose product MCILKLQVFLIVLSVALNHLKATPIESHQVEKRKCNTATCATQRLANFLVRSSNNFGTILSSTDVGSNTYGKRNAVEVLKREPLNYLPL is encoded by the exons ATGTGCATCCTGAAGCTGCAAGTATTTCTCATCGTGCTCTCTGTTGCATTAAACCATCTGAAAGCTACACCCATTGAAAG TCATCAGGTGGAAAAGCGGAAATGCAACACTGCCACGTGTGCAACGCagcgcctggcaaattttttagtTCGTTCCAGCAACAACTTTGGTACCATTCTCTCATCTACCGACGTGGGATCCAATACATATGGCAAGAGGAATGCAGTAGAGGTTTTAAAGAGAGAGCCACTGAATTACTTGCCCCTTTAG